In the genome of Gloeocapsa sp. DLM2.Bin57, the window GCTAGCTTTCAAGCCCTCTATCTACAGTATCAAAAACATCATTTTGTGGTAGAAGGGACAGAATTTTATCAGTTACACGACTACTTTCAAGAGTCATACGACGCTGTACAAGGACACGTTCACGATTTAGCAGAGCGTTTAAACGGCTTAGGAGGAATCCCCGCCGCTAGTTTTAGCAAGTTAGCTGAGTTATGCTGTTTTAAACCAGAAGAGGATGGCGCCTATAACTCTCGCACAATGATTGAAAACGATTTAAGCGCAGAGCAAGAAATTATCAAGGTATTACGACGTCAAGCAGCTCAAGCGGAAAGTTTAGGCGATCGCGCTACTCGCTATCTCTATGAACAGATTCTGTTAAAAACTGAAGAAAGAGCCTATCATTTAGATCATTTCTTAGCACCAGATAGTTTAACCTTGGGTTTAAACCGCAACGGTAACTAATGGATTGATCATCTAAAGTAAGCTAGGACATTGTTGAGATGTTCTAGCTATTATTATTTGCTCTAGAAAATTCTCTTAATAATATCCGTAATATGCCTTGAGTGATAGCATCTGTGGCTAGATTTGGCTAAATATACCTAAAAGCATCACAAAATGTGCTAAGATTTGAGAGATAATCGCACAGTAGTGGGCTAAATAAGGCAAAGAAAAGCCACAATTAAACACAAAAGGAGTACTAGAGTTATGACCACTCCCCAAGAGCGGATTATACCCACAGATTTGAGCAATGAAATGTCTCAATCATATTTAGAATACGCCATGAGCGTAATCGTGGGTAGAGCTTTACCAGATGCGCGGGATGGTCTTAAACCAGTTCATCGACGCATACTCTACGCTATGTATGAATTGGGCTTAACACCAGATCGCCCCTTTCGTAAATGTGCTAGGGTAGTCGGAGAAGTATTAGGTAAATATCATCCTCACGGCGATAGTTCAGTATATGACGCCTTGGTGAGAATGGCGCAAAATTTCTCCATGCGTAACCCCCTCATCCAAGGACATGGAAATTTTGGCTCAATAGATAACGACCCACCCGCGGCGATGCGTTATACGGAATGTCGCTTGCAAAGGTTAACCACTGATGCTTTATTACAAGATATAGAAGCAGAAACCGTAGATTATGTCGATAACTTTGATGGTTCTCAACAAGAACCAGTAGTCCTACCTGCTAGAATACCACAACTACTCTTAAATGGTTCTTCAGGAATAGCGGTAGGGATGGCGACGAATATCCCCCCCCATAACCTCGGAGAGGTAATCGATGGTTTGATTGCCGTTATTGAAAACCCAGAAATAACTAACCAGGAATTATTCAAATATATACCAGGTCCTGATTTCCCCACAGGAGCACAAATACTCGGATACAGCGGCATAAAAGACGCCTACACCTGCGCTAGAGGTTCGATTACTATGCGGGGAGTAGCTAGAATAGAAAGTCAAGATAACCGCAGAGAAACCATCATTATCACCGAATTACCCTACCAAACCAATAAAGCAGCTTTAATTGAAAAAATAGCTGAATTGGTTAACGAGAAACGCTTAGAGGGAATTTCTGATATTAGGGATGAAAGCGATCGCGATGGGATGCGCATTGTCTTAGAATTAAAAAGAGACGCCTATTCCCGAGTAGTTTTAAATAACCTCTACAAGTTAACACCTATACAATCTAACTTTGGGGCTAATATGGTAGCCCTAGTTAATGGTGAACCCCAATTACTCACCCTCAAAGAATTTTTAACCGTATTTGTCGATTTTCGGGTGGAAACAATTACCCGACGCACAACCTATCTACTGCGTAAAGCCGAAGAAAGAGACCATATCCTGCAAGGGTTATTAATCGCTTTAGACAATCTAGATAGGATCATCCAATTAATTCGTCAAGCTGCAGATACAACCACAGCCAAAGCAGAATTAATTAGTGAGATTAATCTCTCAACCCCCCAAGCAGAGGCAATTTTACAAATGCAATTGCGTCGTTTAACCGCTTTAGAAGCCGAAAAAATTAAAGCAGAACATGAAGAGTTACAGATACAAATTATAGATTATCGCGACATTCTCGCTAAAAAAGAAAGAATCGACGAGATAATTATTAACGAACTCAAACAAATTCAATCTACTCACGCTACCCCGAGATTAACCCAAATTATCCCCGACGAGGGAGAAATAGTCGATACAGATTTAATCGCTAACGAAAAAGCCGTAATTTTACTCACCGAACAAGGATATATTAAGAGAATGCCTGTGAGTAACTTTGAAGCTCAAAGTCGAGCAACTAAAGGTAAAGCAGGAGCAAAAATTAAAGAAGACGACGTAGTAGAACATTTTCTCACCTGTTGTGATCATAATTATCTCTTGTTTTTTAGCGATCGCGGGGTAGTTTACAGTCTCAACGCTTATCATATTCCTCTAGCTTCACGTATTGCTAGGGGTACTCCTTTAATACAAATGTTACCGATTAATAACAAAGAAAAAATCACCTCTATGGTGGCGGTAACAGAATTTAGCCCTGAGCAATATTTGGTGATGTTGACGCGTAAAGGATACATCAAAAAAACAGCCCTATCAGCCTTTAGCAATATTCGTAGTAGTGGTTTAATCGCTATTTCCCTAGGAGAAGGGGATCAACTGCGCTGGGTACGTTTAGCTAAAACAGAAGATAGTATCATTATCGGTTCTACTCAAGGTATGGCGATACACTTCAAAGCCGATGAACAGCAATTACGCCCTATGGGAAGAGCAACCCGAGGAGTAAAAGCAATGAAACTCAGAAGCGGTGATGAAATAATCAGCATGGATGTCCTCCCGAGTCAAATTAGCGCTACTATCGAGGCAGATACTACAGAGGAGGAAGAAGAAATAACCCACGATCAGAATGATAACGGACCTTGGTTATTAGCTATAACTAAAGGAGGTTATGGCAAAAGAGTACCAGTAAAAGCCTTTAGAATGCAGAAACGCGCGGGTATAGGCTTAAAAATGATTCGTTTTCGTCGAGAAAAAGAACGATTAGCAGCTATACACATAGTTAACCCAGCAGATGAGTTGATGCTTATCACCAGTCGCGGTATCATTATTCGTCAAACAGTAGATGCAATTTCCCTGCAATCTCGCTCAGCTACAGGGGTAAGAGTACAAAGATTAGACGAAGAAGACGCGATCGCCGCAGTAGCTTTAGTCCCCCCTACTAGTGAAGAATCTTATACCGATAGTAACGAGGAGAATGTCACTCCATGACCTTACCAGAAAACCTAGATAAAATTGTCCAACGCTTTAAATCTCGTCGTGATCCTAAAAAACGTTATGAGCAACTACTCTGGTACGCTAAAAAACTAGAACCCATACCAGAATCAGCCAAAACCAGCGCTAATAAGGTCAACGGATGTGTCTCTCAAGTCTATATCACCGCAGATTTTCGTGATGGTCGCGTTTGGTATCAGGGAGAATCAGACGCGCAACTAGTCAAAGGTTTAGTGGCTTTTTTAATCGAAGGACTTAACGGTTTAACCCCTGATGAGATTCTCGCGGTTACCCCCGATTTTATCGAAGAGACAGGGCTAAAAATGAGTTTAACCCCTTCTCGCGCTAATGGATTTTATAATATCTTTCAAACTATGCAGAAAAAAGCCCTAGGGTTTCAACTAGGGACTTCTTCATAGTTCACTCATGGCTTTCAGAAATAGCCCGAGTACAAGCCCAATTACTCGGTAAAGCTGAAGGCCAGCCCATCCTAATCGCTTCAGGACAAATCGCCATAATCGTTAACTGACAATCGATTAATTGAAAACCTTCTTTCTCACACTGTTTTAAACTTTGTTTCAGTATAGAATCATTATTAAACTCCAAAGTTTTGTTACACTGGATACATACTAAATGGTGGTGATGGTGAGGATGAGGATGGTTTAACTCATAGTGTTTATGACCTTCGGCTAGTTCTAACTCTCTGAGAATACCCATGCGTGACATAAGTTTGACACTACGATAAATAGTCGAGAGACTGATTCCCTCTCCTCTGGTTTCTAAGAGATTGTGTAATTCTTCAGCACTTAAATGATTACCTTGGGGTAAATTCTGAAAAACTTGTAGAATTTTCTCCCGTTGCGGTGTTAAGCGCCAACCCCTGGCATTTAGTTCTGATTTGAGAGATGTTGCTGTGTAGGGAGGCATAAATATAGTTTCAATAAGCTCATCTATTGACAATGATAAAGGTAATTGCTCAGTTTGGCAACATTTTTATTGTTAAAATACCCGTAGTGGTTAGAAAATAAGGACAATACTATTGATTAGAAATAATACTCAAACAAATTTCATCTTCTCCAATACCAAAATCCAGCAGTTCAGCCTCTTGGGGTTTACCACCATATTAGTCGCTTGTTTTTCTACTTTGAATATAATTATAGAATCTCAAGCAATGGCTCAAACCCTTACAGGAAATGACGCTAAACAACAATTACTTTCCACTAATCAATGTCCTGGTTGCGATCTCCAAGGTGCTGATTTAGAAGAAGCTAATCTCAGTAGTGCTAACTTGAGTGGTGCTAATCTCAGTGGTGCTGATTTAGAAGAAGCTAATCTCAGTGGTGCAAATTTGCAAAACGCTGATTTTACAGGAGCTGATTTAGAAGACGCCAACCTTACTAATGCTGATGTAACTGGTGCAAACTTCACAGGAGCAAAGTTACAAGGAGTTATCGGGTTAAATCGGTAAACTCAGGAGTTTAGACAAGATCCTAACCAATCTAAATAGGGTACAGCTCCTTGAACGATTGGTATAGCGATGATTTCGGGCACTTCGTAGGAGTGAATAGCAGTAATTTTCGCGGCAATAGTAGCAAAGAGATTTAAATCTGTTTTGATGACTAATTGCCATTCTGTATCTGAGTTAATTTCTCCTCGCCAACGATAAAGAGATTTAATGGGGTGAACACTGACACAAGCGGCTAAATGTTCGGTGATTAAAGCAGAAGCGATTGTTTCTGCTTCGGTTTCCGAACCTGCTGTTACTAAAATTAAACCGTATTTTTTACTCATCGGGAGTTCATCACGGTTAAGACTTGGTTAAGTTTACCACTACGGTAACCTTCCAAATCTAGGGTAACATAAATAAAACCATAACTCTGAAAGACTTCTACTAATTCGGGTAGATTGGTTTTACTGATAAATTCAGGTATTTGTTCTGCGGGTAATTCTATTCTAGCGGTATCTTCTACAGAACGTACTCTCAGATTCTTATAGCCTAGGTTACGTAAATACACCTCAGCCCTCCCTACTCTATGGAGTTTAGCGACGGTAATTTCTTCACCGTAGGGAAATCGTGAGGAGAGACAGGGTTGAGATGGTTTATCCCACCAGGGAAGATCAAGGATTTTACTGATTTCTCTGACTTCTAGTTTAGTGATTCCTAATTCAGCTAAAGGCGATCGCACTCCTCTTTCTTTAGCTGCTTGAATTCCGGGACGATAATCTTGTAAATCATCGGCGTTGACACCATCAATAACGTAGGGATAACCTCTTTCTAGGGCTATTGGTTTGAGGGTATCGTGAAGTTCACTTTTACAAAAATAACAGCGATTAACAGGGTTACTGGTGTAATTAGGGTTCTCCATTTCTCGGGTAAAGACTAATTCATGGGGTATCCCGATTATTTCTGCTTGAAATTGGGCTTCGTCTAATTCCTCTGGTAGCAAGGAGGGAGAGACTGCTGTAATCGCCAAGGCGCGATCGCCTAATACTTCATAGGCTATTTTGGCTACTAAAGTGCTATCTATTCCCCCAGAATAGGCAATCAGTGCTTTTTCTAACCCGCTAAATAATTCTTGTAGTTTGCTAAGTTTACTAGACATTTTTTTAAACAATTCTTCATATTTTATTTTACTTTTTTCTTGGCAAAATACCAAAATAGTGTTAAGATTAGAATCTATATTGGAGAGATGGCTGAGTCGGTCGAAAGCGGCAGATTGCTAATCTGTTGTACCATGTAAGTGGTACCGAGGGTTCGAATCCCTCTCTCTCCGTAACTTGATAATTTTTGTTAAGTCTTAGTGGTTACTTGTATAATTAGTTACTTTATAGCTTTAAGCTTGAAAATGTACTCAAGATACTAGACTCTCAAAGGAATTAAACCTATGCCTTTACAACTTGGTGATCAAGTTCCCGATTTTAAACAAGCTTCCTCGATGGGGGAAATTTCTTTTTATGAATGGGCTGGTGATAGTTGGGTAGTTCTTTTCTCTCACCCTGCTGATTATACCCCAGTTTGCACTACTGAATTAGGTACAGTAGCTAAACTTAAACCCGAATTTGACAAACGCAATGTCAAAACTATCGCCCTCAGTGTCGATGATGTAGAATCTCATTTAGGTTGGATCAAAGATATTGAGGAAACTCAAACTATTACCCTCAATTATCCCATTCTTGCCGATCCAGATCGCCAAGTCTCAGATCTCTACGGGATGATTCATCCTAATGCTAATAATACCCTAACCGTGCGCTCTGTGTTTATTATTGATCCACAGAAAAAATTACGTTTAACCATTACTTATCCTGCTAGTACTGGTCGTAACTTTGCTGAAATTTTAAGAGTTATTGACTCTTTACAATTGACAGATAACTATCAAGTAGCCACACCCGCTAATTGGGAAGATGGAGGAGATTGTGTGATTGTACCATCTCTTAAAGATCCTGAAGAATTAAAACAAAAATTTCCTAAAGGGTATCAAGAAGTTAAACCTTATTTACGTATGACTCCCCAACCTAATAAATAGAATTTATAGGGACTCATGGAGTCCCTTTATTGGTTATTTAATAATATATGATTTACTCATTTTCATCGCTATCATAACCCAAAGTTTTTTTAAGCCAAGTCAAAAATTTATTAACATCATCTCCCGAAATTTTGAGAATAGATACTACTCCAGTAATAATCAAAACTGCTCCGAGAAGAAAACTAAACCAAGAATCATTATCGTATAAATACAAACCCACTAAAACAATAAAATAAGGAGATAAGACTCCACTAATTTTTTCAATTACTGTGACTATTTCTTGAGGTTGGTTTTTAGTCAGAGGATTCTGAGGATTACTAGGCAGTATTGGTTCTTGTAATTTCCTTTGTGTCTCTGGTGGTGTTGTATCTTTGGGATCTCTGCTAAACATGATTTTTCTGCTCTCAATCTTTGTCAAATTATTATAACTATAGCAAGGAAGGTATTAGGAGTTAGATATTAGGTTTTATTATTACTAAACACTATACCACTTATTCCCTTTTACCTATTGCCTTTTAAACTAAATCTCACCTACTTCGGAAGTTTCGTTATCATGATTATCTAGAAGAGGTAAAATATCTGTTTCTAAATTATGATCAGGATGCTCTAAATCTGCGAAAGGATCTATTTCAAAAGAAGAAGTATTCCAATGATCTAAGATATCTTTAAATAATAACTCTTCAATCCAAGTTTTAGCTACTACAGTTAAAGGAAGCGCTAATAACAATCCTAATACCCCCAAAGCAGAAGTAAAGAAGATTTGCGCCATTAAAGTAACTGCGGGTAAGAGAGAAACTTGTTTAGCCATTACCATTGGTGTTAACCAATAACTCTCGATATTTTGAATAATAAAATACCAAATTAAAATAGCGATAATTTTCCAAGGCTCATCAAGGACTGCTACCATAATAGGAAAAATAACACTAGCAGTAGGACCAAAATTAGGAATAAAATTAAGTAACCCTGCTAATAAGGCATGAACTAACACAAAATCTATTTTTAAAACAGATAAACCAATACCGCTAAGACTACCAATAAAGAAACAATTAATTAAAATCCCAATTACCCAATTAGCGATCGAAGTTTCCGTTAAGGTGAGAATTTCATTAGCTCGACGACGATAAAAAGAGGGAAATAACCTTAATAAACCCTTGCGGTAGGCTTGGGGATCAACTAACATCATGACTGTAAGTACTATCACAAATAAAATCCTTAACAACACAAATAAGGAATTAGAAAATAACGCTAAAAAGTTTTTAAATAAATCTGTAGTAAAATTAGGTAATTGAATAACTAGGTCAGATAAAGTCGGTAATTCAGGTATCCAGTCTAGCTCTTGTTCTAATTTTTGTAAAGATTCATACACTTCGCGAGAAAATGCAGGTACTCTAGTCATTAGTTGCTGAAACTGTTCTATAAAAGCAGGAACAATCACTAATGTACAGAGAAAAGCAATAATAGTTGTAGCTAGTAAAACAATAACAATCGCCAGAGTACGATTAAATTGCCACCGTTGTAACCATCGCCACCTTTGTAACCGACAGACTAAACGGTTAAGTGCTGTAGCAATAATAACCGCAGTAAACACTAAAAGTATTAATTGACGGATGTGCCAAATTATATAGATGGCGAGTATTAAACTTAACAAGCCAAGCCATTGACCAAATTTCACCTAAATTACCTCTAAAGAGTTTACCTAATCAAAATAATACCAAAAAGAAGATGAAATATATAATTAGATCAGCCCAAGTCCTTTTACCTAATGGTGAGTTTGCTTTAACAGATGTCGCGGTAAACCAAGGCAAGATTACCACAATTGGGGACAATCTCCAAGATACAGAAGACACAGAAATTATCAAGGCAGAAGGATTAACCCTATTACCAGGAGTAATTGATCCTCAAGTTCATTTCCGCGAACCAGGTTTAGAGCATAAAGAAGATTTATTTACCGCTAGTTGTGCTTGTGCTAAAGGTGGAGTTACTTCTTTCCTAGAAATGCCCAATACTCGCCCCCTAACTATCAATCAAGCTACTTTAGATGATAAATTACAACGAGCAGCGAGTAAATGCGTAGTTAATTATGGATTTTTCATCGGTGCAACTGCTGATAATCTAGAAGATTTATTGACCGTAAACCCTGTCTGTGGTATCAAGATATTTATGGGTTCAATGCACGGGGATTTGTTAGTTAGTCAAGAAGAGAAATTAGAGCAGATTTTTGCTCACGGCGATCGCCTCATTGCTGTACACGCAGAAGATCAAGCTAGAATCAATCAACGTCGTCAACAGTTTGTCGGGATTACTACCCCTAGCATTCACTCAGAGATTCAAGACGAACAAGCAGCTCTCAACGCCACCCAATTAGCCGTTAAATTAGCCAAAAAATATCAACGTCGCTTACATATTTTACACCTATCTACGGGAATAGAAGCAGAATGGCTACGGGAAAATAAACCAGCTTGGGTAACCACAGAAGTAACCCCCCAACATCTATTACTCAATACCACCGCTTATGAGCAAATCGGAACAT includes:
- a CDS encoding divalent-cation tolerance protein CutA — translated: MSKKYGLILVTAGSETEAETIASALITEHLAACVSVHPIKSLYRWRGEINSDTEWQLVIKTDLNLFATIAAKITAIHSYEVPEIIAIPIVQGAVPYLDWLGSCLNS
- a CDS encoding peroxiredoxin; translation: MPLQLGDQVPDFKQASSMGEISFYEWAGDSWVVLFSHPADYTPVCTTELGTVAKLKPEFDKRNVKTIALSVDDVESHLGWIKDIEETQTITLNYPILADPDRQVSDLYGMIHPNANNTLTVRSVFIIDPQKKLRLTITYPASTGRNFAEILRVIDSLQLTDNYQVATPANWEDGGDCVIVPSLKDPEELKQKFPKGYQEVKPYLRMTPQPNK
- a CDS encoding transcriptional repressor, which gives rise to MPPYTATSLKSELNARGWRLTPQREKILQVFQNLPQGNHLSAEELHNLLETRGEGISLSTIYRSVKLMSRMGILRELELAEGHKHYELNHPHPHHHHHLVCIQCNKTLEFNNDSILKQSLKQCEKEGFQLIDCQLTIMAICPEAIRMGWPSALPSNWACTRAISESHE
- a CDS encoding pentapeptide repeat-containing protein, with the protein product MAQTLTGNDAKQQLLSTNQCPGCDLQGADLEEANLSSANLSGANLSGADLEEANLSGANLQNADFTGADLEDANLTNADVTGANFTGAKLQGVIGLNR
- a CDS encoding DNA starvation/stationary phase protection protein; this encodes MITSTGLLQSFDQIGENPILLEKSTTVPVCEGLNIALASFQALYLQYQKHHFVVEGTEFYQLHDYFQESYDAVQGHVHDLAERLNGLGGIPAASFSKLAELCCFKPEEDGAYNSRTMIENDLSAEQEIIKVLRRQAAQAESLGDRATRYLYEQILLKTEERAYHLDHFLAPDSLTLGLNRNGN
- a CDS encoding dihydroorotase codes for the protein MKYIIRSAQVLLPNGEFALTDVAVNQGKITTIGDNLQDTEDTEIIKAEGLTLLPGVIDPQVHFREPGLEHKEDLFTASCACAKGGVTSFLEMPNTRPLTINQATLDDKLQRAASKCVVNYGFFIGATADNLEDLLTVNPVCGIKIFMGSMHGDLLVSQEEKLEQIFAHGDRLIAVHAEDQARINQRRQQFVGITTPSIHSEIQDEQAALNATQLAVKLAKKYQRRLHILHLSTGIEAEWLRENKPAWVTTEVTPQHLLLNTTAYEQIGTLAQMNPPLRSPENNAILWQALVDGVIDFIATDHAPHTLAEKAKTYPHSPSGMPGVETSLALMLTEAMKGRCSVAQVSHWMSTAVAKGYNIPNKGLITPGYDADLILVDLNTYRPVVREELLTKSGWSPFEGWNLTGWTVLTMVNGEIVYQNGKVDTSKRGKALKFA
- a CDS encoding SufE family protein, yielding MTLPENLDKIVQRFKSRRDPKKRYEQLLWYAKKLEPIPESAKTSANKVNGCVSQVYITADFRDGRVWYQGESDAQLVKGLVAFLIEGLNGLTPDEILAVTPDFIEETGLKMSLTPSRANGFYNIFQTMQKKALGFQLGTSS
- the larE gene encoding ATP-dependent sacrificial sulfur transferase LarE → MSSKLSKLQELFSGLEKALIAYSGGIDSTLVAKIAYEVLGDRALAITAVSPSLLPEELDEAQFQAEIIGIPHELVFTREMENPNYTSNPVNRCYFCKSELHDTLKPIALERGYPYVIDGVNADDLQDYRPGIQAAKERGVRSPLAELGITKLEVREISKILDLPWWDKPSQPCLSSRFPYGEEITVAKLHRVGRAEVYLRNLGYKNLRVRSVEDTARIELPAEQIPEFISKTNLPELVEVFQSYGFIYVTLDLEGYRSGKLNQVLTVMNSR
- the gyrA gene encoding DNA gyrase subunit A, whose translation is MTTPQERIIPTDLSNEMSQSYLEYAMSVIVGRALPDARDGLKPVHRRILYAMYELGLTPDRPFRKCARVVGEVLGKYHPHGDSSVYDALVRMAQNFSMRNPLIQGHGNFGSIDNDPPAAMRYTECRLQRLTTDALLQDIEAETVDYVDNFDGSQQEPVVLPARIPQLLLNGSSGIAVGMATNIPPHNLGEVIDGLIAVIENPEITNQELFKYIPGPDFPTGAQILGYSGIKDAYTCARGSITMRGVARIESQDNRRETIIITELPYQTNKAALIEKIAELVNEKRLEGISDIRDESDRDGMRIVLELKRDAYSRVVLNNLYKLTPIQSNFGANMVALVNGEPQLLTLKEFLTVFVDFRVETITRRTTYLLRKAEERDHILQGLLIALDNLDRIIQLIRQAADTTTAKAELISEINLSTPQAEAILQMQLRRLTALEAEKIKAEHEELQIQIIDYRDILAKKERIDEIIINELKQIQSTHATPRLTQIIPDEGEIVDTDLIANEKAVILLTEQGYIKRMPVSNFEAQSRATKGKAGAKIKEDDVVEHFLTCCDHNYLLFFSDRGVVYSLNAYHIPLASRIARGTPLIQMLPINNKEKITSMVAVTEFSPEQYLVMLTRKGYIKKTALSAFSNIRSSGLIAISLGEGDQLRWVRLAKTEDSIIIGSTQGMAIHFKADEQQLRPMGRATRGVKAMKLRSGDEIISMDVLPSQISATIEADTTEEEEEITHDQNDNGPWLLAITKGGYGKRVPVKAFRMQKRAGIGLKMIRFRREKERLAAIHIVNPADELMLITSRGIIIRQTVDAISLQSRSATGVRVQRLDEEDAIAAVALVPPTSEESYTDSNEENVTP
- a CDS encoding AI-2E family transporter — translated: MKFGQWLGLLSLILAIYIIWHIRQLILLVFTAVIIATALNRLVCRLQRWRWLQRWQFNRTLAIVIVLLATTIIAFLCTLVIVPAFIEQFQQLMTRVPAFSREVYESLQKLEQELDWIPELPTLSDLVIQLPNFTTDLFKNFLALFSNSLFVLLRILFVIVLTVMMLVDPQAYRKGLLRLFPSFYRRRANEILTLTETSIANWVIGILINCFFIGSLSGIGLSVLKIDFVLVHALLAGLLNFIPNFGPTASVIFPIMVAVLDEPWKIIAILIWYFIIQNIESYWLTPMVMAKQVSLLPAVTLMAQIFFTSALGVLGLLLALPLTVVAKTWIEELLFKDILDHWNTSSFEIDPFADLEHPDHNLETDILPLLDNHDNETSEVGEI